Part of the Schaalia odontolytica genome is shown below.
TCCCGCTGCGCGTAGGAGCGCAGGGCGCGCAGAAAGTCGACGCGACGAAAGTCGGGCCAGTAGACCTCGCAAAAGTAGTATTCCGAGTGCACGGACTGCCACAGCATGAATCCGGAGAGGCGCTGTTCTCCCGATGTCCGGATGACGAGGTCGGGGTCGGGCTGGTCCTTTGTATACAGGTGAGCGGTGATGTCCGCGTCGGTAAAGGAATCGGCCAGTTCTTCCAGGGTGCGTCCCTCGGCCGCCGCTTCGCGCATCATGGAGCGCACGGCCTCGGTAATCTCGTGTCGGCCGCCGTAGCCGACGGCGATGTTGACCGTCATCCCCACCGTCCCCTCCGTGCGCGCCACCGACGCCCGAAGATCTTCCGCGACGCGTTCGGGCAGCAGGGAGAGGTCCCCGACGAGGGCGAGCTTCCACCGTTCCTGGTCGGCCAGGAGAGAGACGGCCTCGCAGATGATGCGCAGCAGCTCGCCCAGCTCGGCGGCGTCACGCGAGAGGTTGTCGGTCGACAAAAGCCACAGGGTGACGATGGAGACACCGGCATCGTCGGCCCACTGGAGGAACTCCGAGATCTTACCGGCGCCCGCCCGGTGCCCCTGGGACGCAGTGGCCCCCAGGGACTTCGCCCAGCGCCGGTTTCCGTCAAGGATGACGCCGATATGCGCCGGAACGTTCGCCTCGGACAGTTCGGCTTTGAGGCGACGCTCGTACATGTCGTAGAGCATGTTCCACTGGGCCATGACGTCCCTCCTGCTGTGTCGCGCCCCATGGCGCGGCGTACTCTTGTCCTGTTAAGGGTATCGCGCTGCAGGACGCAGGGAAACAGATGCCTTCTCGGAACTCGAGAAGTATGTTCCCGCTCAAACCTACGGCGTAGTAACCTACGGGATCGTAGGAAGAGGACAGAGGTACCGCATGAAGATCGCATCACTCACACCGAAACAGTGGTTCTCGGGACAGCTCGTGCAGATCAAGCCCAAGCTGCGCGGCTGGCTCCACCTGGCCGCAACCCCCCTCTCGCTCGCCGCCTCGATCGTCCTGGTGTGCCTGGCGCCCACGCCAGCAACCAAGTGGGGCTCCGCCGTCTACCTGGCGTGTTCCCTCGTGCTGTTCGGCGTGTCGGCCACCTATCACCGCTTCTACTGGGCCCCCCGCTGGGAGACCCTGTGGAACAGGTTGGACCACTCCAACATCTTCCTCCTCATCGCCGGCACCTACACGCCGCTCACGATCGCGCTCCTGGACCGCTCCGACGCCACAGTCCTCCTCTCGGTCGTGTGGAGCGGAGCACTCTTCGGCATCGTTCTCAACCTCTTCTGGCCCGGCGCACCGCGCTGGCTCAAGACCCTCATCTACGTTGCCCTCGGATGGGTCGCCGCATGGTATCTGCCGCAGTTGTGGGCGGGCGGTGGCCCAGCCATCGTCTTGCTGATCCTTGCCGG
Proteins encoded:
- the trhA gene encoding PAQR family membrane homeostasis protein TrhA; this encodes MKIASLTPKQWFSGQLVQIKPKLRGWLHLAATPLSLAASIVLVCLAPTPATKWGSAVYLACSLVLFGVSATYHRFYWAPRWETLWNRLDHSNIFLLIAGTYTPLTIALLDRSDATVLLSVVWSGALFGIVLNLFWPGAPRWLKTLIYVALGWVAAWYLPQLWAGGGPAIVLLILAGGILYTLGAIVYGMKKPDPSPTWFGFHEIFHAFTVAAWACHCVAVYLAVLWA
- a CDS encoding isoprenyl transferase; the protein is MAQWNMLYDMYERRLKAELSEANVPAHIGVILDGNRRWAKSLGATASQGHRAGAGKISEFLQWADDAGVSIVTLWLLSTDNLSRDAAELGELLRIICEAVSLLADQERWKLALVGDLSLLPERVAEDLRASVARTEGTVGMTVNIAVGYGGRHEITEAVRSMMREAAAEGRTLEELADSFTDADITAHLYTKDQPDPDLVIRTSGEQRLSGFMLWQSVHSEYYFCEVYWPDFRRVDFLRALRSYAQRERRMGK